One part of the Bacteroidota bacterium genome encodes these proteins:
- a CDS encoding TIGR01777 family protein, producing MKKVLIAGGSGLIGRRLTHLLQEEGYEVMWLSRSASDSGDIKTFIWNPAKGEIDSQAIMEADALITLSGAGVADGRWTTSYKKKIIESRLQVASTLLDALNKTRHHVQCLLTASAIGIYGDRGEELLTESSTTGSGFLSETCSYWESAYSNSPIRTVSIRIGIVLSKDGGALPEMAAPMKAGICPVLGSGQQYMSWIHIDDLCRIFIHALKENQLQSVYNAVAPTPVTHQTFMHTLRKTIAPYSLTLPTPAFLLKLFLGEKSAIVLDSARVSADKILHTGFQFKFRDLSAALKNIYGR from the coding sequence ATGAAGAAAGTCCTTATTGCCGGCGGTTCCGGTTTGATTGGAAGAAGACTCACTCATCTTTTGCAGGAAGAAGGATACGAAGTCATGTGGCTGAGCAGGTCGGCTTCCGATAGCGGAGATATTAAAACCTTTATATGGAATCCCGCAAAAGGGGAGATCGATTCGCAGGCTATCATGGAGGCAGATGCGTTGATCACGCTTTCGGGAGCAGGTGTTGCAGATGGAAGATGGACGACGTCTTACAAAAAGAAAATTATTGAAAGCCGTTTACAAGTCGCTTCAACTTTACTGGATGCCCTCAATAAAACCCGGCACCATGTGCAATGTCTGTTGACCGCTTCAGCCATTGGAATATATGGCGACAGAGGAGAAGAACTCCTGACAGAATCAAGCACGACAGGTAGCGGATTTCTGAGCGAGACCTGTTCCTATTGGGAATCAGCGTACTCCAATTCACCTATCCGTACCGTTAGTATCCGCATCGGTATTGTGCTCTCTAAAGATGGAGGTGCTTTACCGGAGATGGCCGCGCCGATGAAGGCGGGAATTTGTCCGGTGCTGGGAAGTGGTCAACAATACATGAGCTGGATTCATATCGATGACCTCTGCCGGATATTTATACATGCACTAAAAGAAAATCAACTGCAGTCCGTCTACAATGCTGTTGCACCTACTCCGGTGACCCATCAGACATTCATGCACACCTTGCGAAAAACCATAGCACCCTATTCCCTTACTCTTCCCACGCCGGCCTTCCTCCTGAAATTATTCCTCGGCGAGAAAAGTGCGATTGTACTGGACAGTGCCAGAGTCAGTGCTGATAAAATACTACACACCGGATTTCAATTTAAATTCAGAGATCTTTCCGCTGCATTAAAAAATATTTATGGCCGCTAA